taatgtcCCTAGAACCATCGTCATTTTTtctcaaagaaaaaaaacaaaaatctcaaGCTAGCTATAATTCACCactactaaatttttttatattatatgagatttttcttgtaaatttgttaaaagaatatgtaagaaaagactttttgttgccattttttctaagaattttaattggtataTAATTTCTTGGGCTATTATTTtctgtaaaattataaaatttgtaattatttcctaccatatttgttgcgaaaagtgttttatataaaatattttgcaagaaaattagtaataatttcttgcaattttttttctcaacaaaatttgtaaatattttttacaaacaaattttcaaaacaaaattgacagaaaatatgagTATTTTTAGTAGTGCACGACCTTCTATTACTATATTAAACATTCCAAATAAAAAGAAGCattaaagtcttaattaaataaagttaaatttgttataaCAAATCatgtgtaaaattttaaaatgtgtaaatggtttatttcttaaacttttttttaacgtTTGAAAGAGAGTTTAAAAACgatgaaacaaataaaataaacagaatTTTGAAATATCTATATATTCATAACGATATAATATTTGGATAACATGTTGTGCATACCAATATCTATATATTCACAAGGATCACCTCATTAATATGCAAACCTttcatctttctctttctcaCTTCATTTCTCAGATTAATTTCTTCTGCTACGAAGAACACCTCAAACATATGGAAATGGGGTACTCTAATAACAGATTTCTTGgcctttttctcttcttcatatCTATGTCCATTCTCTTTTCTTCACCAGCAACAGCATGCACATTTTTTCAACTTGATTGGGTCCCCAACCCTTCACAACATTACACTCACTGGGCTCAGAGAAACAGGTTTCAAGTCAACGACACTCTTTGTAAGTCAAACTTGCTTCTGTTTTCAAACCTAAAACACTACACTAATTATGTCTACAACGTTGTCCAATTTAGTTACATACACAATACTTCTTCAAATTTTGTCTTTTTGGTGGTGACATGCAGTGTTTAAGTATAAGAGTGGGTGTGATTCAGTGTTGGTGGTAAAGAAGGAGGATTACGATTCATGCAACACCAGCAACGCCATGCAAGAGATGGACGGTGGTGATTCAATGTTTACTTTTGTGAAATCGGGTCCTTTCTTCTTCATCACTGGCAACGCTCAGAACTGCAAACGTGGTCAGAAGCTAACCGTCGTCGTTTTGGCCGTCAGACATAACAAACACACTCACTTGCTTTCTCCGGCGGCAACACCGCCTACGGCGGGAGCCGAAACACCCGCAGAAAATGGGCCAATTCCAAGCTCCGATGTTAGCCCATCAGGCCCAACTTCTTCAGCGCCGTCTCAGCCGAAACATTCGGGCTCTATGAGGTTTAGGGGTTCGGTTGGTGTCGCTATGGGTGTTGTTAGCGTTGGGGTGGGCTTGTTCTTCAGCATCTTGGGCTAGTTTGCTTGGTAATGGGCCTCAATTTATTTGGGCTTTTGAACTTTgttacctatttttttttctgaagtaaaaaagttgtttttggtTTCCGTTTTAGTGCATGGCGATGCCTTCAACTGAACATTTTTCCAatacaccatttttttttctcacaaaaatagttaatatattttaaatctaatgTATAATTCActatattaattaagttttacaaGATATAACTATAAATATCATACATGAGAATTAATTTCGTTGAATTAAATCGTGGTGGAATTGTGGTTGTTGTCTTTTGGAGTAGAGCAACTACAcaacaataaattcaaaattaattattttaaatattttttactctaATTATCTAAGAAACAATTTTCTCTACTtgtttaaacaaataaatgcgTGGGATGATAAACGAATTAAGTAAATGAtctaattgtatattttttttattgttttattcagAAGTTTAAGAATTTTGGTCTTACAAATAAGATAGCTGGGAACCAGCTTCAAAATAAGATATTATTCGTAATTGTACTTTTATACTTACGTATTAAATGTgactatttaataaaattaaaacattattaaatcGATGTCTCACATACGTAaatttcacttttaaaaatttatatttatttatttatttttatttagttatattcatattatatgattttatcatttaaaaaatatttataaatattgtataatATATCGAAGTCAATATTACATATTTCTTAAATGAACTCAAATTTTTGTGGTGCTTACCTATATTTCTGTGCAGGTTCTatctgaaaaatattaaatgtaaatcttattattattatgattattataatcattattactactgtaattgttattattattattattttcattttccgGAGTGAGGACAAAAAGGTTTTAGTTGTAACAGTTATAATAAGAAGAAAGTTGTAAGTTCTAATAGTCCACTGAATACTTTTCCACCACAAAAGTTTTTCCTAGGTCACACACATTAATTACTTATGATAGtgagttttattataaattatatcgtttttaaaatttatttttactgaaACTAATGTCAAATCACAACTTAttcatattcataattttaaaatttacttattttgaaaaataattaaatgtgaaAATCTACAAGATCCCAGGACGTactataaatgagtttcataagttcttttatttcttttcaccATGATTCCTCTAGAACTTAACAAATATTCTCAAATATGTTAACAaataagtgatatatttatCTTGATTTCAactatataatttataacattaacgcatatttaaattttttattttgaacaaTAAAACATGAGATTAATTAAAacgtttgtaatttttaaattaatttatatctttactttcttttttgaattttaaataaacaatggCATTTTGTGTAGATAttctataaaatattcaaaagtagataaaaataataataaaatctaaataaagtgatgaaaaaaaatggtaaagatATAAAACTcgttaaattaaaaagattcaTTTTACTTGTAAAAtgtatcatttatttatttttatatatttactatgttttcttaaataattaattctttttaacttCTTGTTCCTTCTTTGTTATGAAAttcatcttaatttattttattacgaattcttattcttattctatAGTTCATACTTTTCTTATGAACTTGAAATTGAAATCATTTACTCAAGTTTTTCATGAATCTTTCAcgatttaaaaaacaattgggGAGATTCAATGTATCTAAATGCtatgttttatatgttaaatattttatgttcttATATGAATCTTATCAATAAGAGATGCAAAcacaaatatgtaaaaataaataaatctcaaATGTAAGTTTAGTTGAAGGCACAGTAGGTATATATGCTTGTACAAATTGAACACAAAAAGCACGTTTTCAAAATATAGATGCATTAAAGATACCATCACCAACTTTAATAAACAAACACAAGAAAATTAAGAATGACAATGATGTtgttatttatcttttcttttttaattatgtatttgggtttatgttgatgatagTGAGTTTGAAAGACCATTAATGTGGTAAAATATTACTTGCTTTTAATAAactattcaataaaatttatatatttttgtattttttaaggataaataattgatttagtataataaatattgtcatatttaatttttagtatttgaatattgttataattagtatttttaatatggtaaaagtttacatgtttttaataaattatttaacaaaattcatatattttttatatcttagtTATAAATAGTTGGTTCAGTAAGTAATTTGCGATCAAACTTTTAAGGAAATAGATAAGAATATTACTCCAAATTTGCAAGGGATTAGTAATTTGCGattaaacttattatttttttctcaatttctaatttttttaatatatatatatatatatatatatatatatatatatatatatatatatatatatatatatatatatatatatatatatatatatatatatatatatatatatatatatatatatatatagacacacACTAATCTAAAGAAACACATAAACAGATATCAACACGTGCGTTTGCAAGACTagattttcattatttattgtatatacCAAAATTTAAACGTTATTTATATTAGAATTGTAcctacattttttattttctcagtcTCACCTTCTCatatcatattaattaattatgtgataGATGTGTGTGGATGAGACAAACTTAGGGTAGATATGTTTCTTTCCCGCTATAATTTTGGTCAACATTTATTTTGAGTGGATGAAAGTTAACTAAACAGATATGAAATTTGCATAGAAAAAAGTATATAcagatttataatatatttatgtgattttagcaaaaacatttattatttgtttatataacgTTTGATGTCATTGATTGATATCAACAAATGAGAATTTACAAATACAGTTTCTGAAAACATTGTCTGTGTCATCAAGTTTCTGTAGTATATTGCATCACCAATTAgcactattttttaaaacaaagataaaaacaaaaacaaaattgaaatcaattaaaagtttgatTAAGGACTAAAAGATACAAATTTCAAAAGgctcacaaaataaaaaaatcctcATAACTCTACCGCTTGGTTTGAATTACaggaaaaatgaaataaaataagaaaatgcgAGTAAGAAATTAAAGTTGtttagattaagaaaaaaagtaaaaatataaataaaaattgactaaatttttttataggtattattaatgtaatattaaaaatattaaaattaattatgtaatataaTCATTAACAAAAATGCTTTTCATTGTGTTTTAATAAAAGTgggtataaattaaaattaaaaataatcatttataaaaaaataacgaattaaatatgtttgtagtcTCTAAACTTAGATGCGAAGTTGAAATTCATCTGAGTCCTAATTCCTAATtctaaaaaatgaatggatatattGTTATCTTAATCCAacgatattattattttttttgttatgtgtTAGAAGTTAGATATATCAAATGGTGTAAGCAGCTCAAATGCAGTATGAAACACCACTTCTCacataaaaaaacttaacaGACTTGGGTAGTTGGGTTATAAGGattatatctattcattttttaagtttgatgatcaaattatatcaaaatttgagacaTGAGTGAAttacaatttcatatttatgtATATACCAAATAcaagaactaaaaacatatttaactcaaaatAATCTATGAAAtggaaacaatattttttaaaactatttaattttttaaattgatttttataaataaataattagcaatgatgataataattttccaacaaattttaaaaaataaaataaaagtgtaataaaacgttttaaaattttaaaatcaaatttgtagattaaatttaaatatatagaaaaaaaaatccaatgttCAATTGGTGGAATAAAATAGGTaaagtaaagaaaattttactacataaatgaaaaaagaattaaaacatAAGTGTACAATTATAGGAATaacttcattaaaaaataaaatatataaatggtatgttataatttatattagtttttcttCTAGGAAGAAGAGACACATTGCATACTCCATGT
This region of Vigna unguiculata cultivar IT97K-499-35 chromosome 5, ASM411807v1, whole genome shotgun sequence genomic DNA includes:
- the LOC114184709 gene encoding early nodulin-like protein 2: MGYSNNRFLGLFLFFISMSILFSSPATACTFFQLDWVPNPSQHYTHWAQRNRFQVNDTLLFKYKSGCDSVLVVKKEDYDSCNTSNAMQEMDGGDSMFTFVKSGPFFFITGNAQNCKRGQKLTVVVLAVRHNKHTHLLSPAATPPTAGAETPAENGPIPSSDVSPSGPTSSAPSQPKHSGSMRFRGSVGVAMGVVSVGVGLFFSILG